One genomic window of Parasteatoda tepidariorum isolate YZ-2023 chromosome 9, CAS_Ptep_4.0, whole genome shotgun sequence includes the following:
- the LOC107441115 gene encoding uncharacterized protein — protein sequence MPFKFKKGEVLKSQARKVVHNVFEFFANEAKEKALKLPLHQPSDRACLATGVSDFTLRKIKREVSCLGEEGVLRTPGKNRKKKSGGLAHLDDFDECVIRQTSQEFYIREKKVPSLRKLIPVLRERINFEFEKDSLKKVLHSLNFRWERCTPQRKLLIERPNIVFWRNKFLREIREHRRMQRQLVYLDETWVDSNLTFQKCWQDKNNNIGVISNVSSKNRLIVVHAGSSSGFIPGALLAYKASSQSGDYHGQMNFENFRKWLMEKLLPNLQPNSVVVMDYAPYHTKIENPTTILISYRFQFLLNLYVRGTNSYPRFTD from the coding sequence atgccttttaaatttaaaaaaggtgaaGTTCTGAAATCACAAGCACGTAAAGTTGTGCACAATGTGTTTGAGTTTTTTGCTAATGAAGCTAAGGAAAAAGCCCTTAAATTACCTCTCCATCAACCATCTGATAGAGCATGTCTGGCTACTGGAGTGTCAGACTTCAcactcagaaaaataaaaagagaagttTCTTGTTTAGGAGAAGAAGGTGTGTTGCGCACTCCCggaaaaaacaggaaaaagaaATCTGGTGGACTTGCTCATCTAGATGATTTTGACGAATGTGTTATTCGTCAAACCAGCCAAGAGTTTtatataagggaaaaaaaagtgccATCGCTTCGAAAATTAATTCCTGTTCTTCGCGaacgaattaattttgaatttgagaaAGATTCATTGAAGAAAGTTTTACATTCCTTAAACTTTCGATGGGAGCGGTGCACTCCCCAAAGAAAACTGCTTATCGAAAGGCCAAACATTGTTTTTTGGCGCAACAAATTTCTGAGAGAAATTCGTGAGCATCGGAGGATGCAGCGTCAACTAGTTTATTTGGATGAAACATGGGTTGACAGTAATTTAACATTCCAGAAATGCTGGCAAGACAAAAATAACAACATTGGTGTTATATCGAACGTCAGTTCGAAAAATAGACTTATCGTTGTTCACGCAGGATCGTCAAGTGGATTTATACCGGGAGCTTTGTTGGCCTATAAGGCATCTAGTCAGTCTGGTGACTACCACGGCCAAatgaatttcgaaaattttcgaAAGTGGTTGATGGAGAAATTACTGCCAAACCTACAACCTAATAGTGTGGTAGTAATGGACTATGCTCCATATCACACTAAAATTGAGAACCCCACGACAATATTGATATCGTAccgatttcaatttttgttaaatttgtatgTAAGGGGAACTAACTCCTACCCCCGGTTTACGGACTGA